A DNA window from Undibacterium sp. YM2 contains the following coding sequences:
- a CDS encoding SIMPL domain-containing protein — protein sequence MNKDLSRALVILGVLLALGMSAAAFIFGMQARHIGAGKQSISVKGLAEKPVQADYAEWRIGVTVVAPSFAEALAKLRKSRPVLDEFLGKQGFEKTALKESEEAVDANMVVEDLPDGRNRQVQRGYKATQSILVTSKDLTKVTNVSRAALQLEADGQPVFHSAPQYLVSKLEDIKMSLIGAATENANKRASEFAKYGSVKVGSMRSASQGAFYILPVGTETSSDEYGGTYDKTTIDKVARVVVTIEYGIER from the coding sequence ATGAACAAAGACTTATCCCGTGCCCTGGTCATCCTTGGCGTCTTGCTGGCCCTGGGCATGTCGGCTGCGGCTTTTATCTTTGGTATGCAGGCCAGGCATATCGGTGCGGGCAAGCAGAGTATATCGGTCAAGGGACTGGCCGAAAAGCCTGTGCAAGCTGATTATGCAGAATGGCGCATAGGCGTAACGGTAGTGGCGCCCAGCTTTGCCGAGGCACTGGCCAAGTTGCGCAAATCACGCCCAGTGCTTGATGAATTCCTGGGCAAGCAGGGCTTTGAAAAAACTGCGCTGAAAGAATCAGAAGAAGCCGTGGATGCCAATATGGTCGTTGAAGATTTGCCCGATGGCCGCAACCGCCAGGTGCAGCGCGGCTACAAGGCCACGCAAAGCATACTGGTCACATCGAAAGATTTGACCAAGGTAACCAACGTCAGCCGCGCTGCACTGCAACTCGAAGCGGATGGCCAGCCAGTATTTCACAGCGCACCGCAATACCTGGTATCAAAACTCGAAGACATCAAGATGTCATTGATAGGCGCCGCCACTGAAAACGCCAACAAGCGCGCCTCTGAATTTGCCAAGTACGGCTCGGTCAAGGTAGGAAGCATGCGCTCTGCCTCGCAGGGAGCGTTCTATATCCTGCCAGTCGGCACAGAAACCAGCTCGGACGAATACGGCGGCACTTACGACAAGACCACGATAGACAAGGTCGCGCGGGTGGTGGTGACGATAGAATATGGGATAGAGCGTTGA
- a CDS encoding HPP family protein: MQRKWSALESLLAWLKTFAPAQIGTDNRERLRACAGMLAGLLLTGLATRAMLGSIDNLATIPMLLAPIGASAVLLFGVPASPLAQPWSVFGGNMLSALVGVLCVHLFGPSMATAALATALAVAAMFLLRCLHPPGGAVALTAVLGGPVILGLGYQFVLIPTGINSILLALFALAYNNATGRRYPHAAQPDHSSKHGTGDVRPIDRLGFQSRDLDEVLQKYNQVLDISRDDLESLFLQTEMHAYRRRFGEITCADIMSKDLVTVEYGTTLEEAWTLLRKHRIKALPVIDKARRVIGIVTLVDFMKNANLDVYEKFDEKLRQVLRRTRLMHSTKPEVVGQIMSHPVRTARHNMHIVELVPLLSDQGLHHVPIINEERRLTGMLTQSDLVAALYRGKLADTGI; the protein is encoded by the coding sequence ATGCAAAGAAAATGGTCTGCTCTGGAGAGCCTGCTAGCCTGGCTCAAAACTTTTGCGCCTGCGCAAATAGGTACCGACAATCGTGAACGCCTGCGCGCCTGTGCCGGCATGCTGGCTGGGCTGTTATTGACGGGTCTGGCAACCAGGGCCATGCTGGGTTCAATCGACAATCTTGCCACCATCCCCATGTTGCTGGCACCGATAGGGGCTTCTGCCGTTTTGCTGTTTGGCGTACCTGCCAGCCCGCTGGCGCAGCCCTGGTCTGTTTTCGGTGGCAATATGCTGTCGGCGCTTGTGGGTGTGTTGTGCGTACATCTGTTCGGGCCGTCGATGGCTACGGCGGCACTGGCGACTGCGCTGGCAGTGGCAGCGATGTTCCTGCTGCGCTGCCTGCATCCACCCGGTGGAGCGGTGGCGCTCACCGCGGTACTCGGCGGGCCGGTGATACTTGGTCTCGGTTACCAGTTTGTGCTGATCCCTACCGGCATCAACTCCATCTTGCTGGCGCTGTTTGCGCTGGCGTATAACAATGCCACAGGCCGCCGCTACCCGCATGCTGCCCAGCCAGATCATTCCAGCAAACATGGTACGGGCGATGTGCGGCCCATAGACCGCCTCGGTTTTCAGTCGCGCGACCTTGATGAAGTGCTGCAAAAATACAATCAGGTGCTTGATATCAGCCGCGATGATCTGGAATCCCTGTTCCTGCAAACCGAGATGCATGCCTACCGCCGCCGCTTTGGCGAAATCACCTGCGCCGACATCATGTCCAAAGACCTCGTCACAGTAGAATACGGTACCACCCTTGAAGAAGCCTGGACGCTGCTGCGCAAGCACAGGATCAAGGCCTTGCCAGTCATCGACAAGGCGCGCCGCGTCATCGGCATCGTCACCCTGGTCGATTTCATGAAGAATGCCAATCTCGACGTCTATGAAAAATTTGATGAAAAACTGCGCCAGGTATTGCGCCGCACCCGCCTCATGCACTCCACCAAACCAGAAGTCGTTGGCCAGATCATGAGCCACCCGGTGCGCACGGCCCGCCATAATATGCACATCGTCGAGCTGGTGCCCTTGCTGTCTGACCAGGGCTTGCACCATGTGCCCATCATCAATGAAGAACGCCGTTTGACGGGCATGCTTACACAATCTGACCTTGTCGCGGCTTTGTACAGGGGCAAGCTGGCGGATACGGGAATTTGA